A window of Bradyrhizobium sp. AZCC 1719 genomic DNA:
CTGCCCCGCATTTTCCGGGATCTCGCGCTCCATTTCGGCGATCAGGGCGTCGCCGACGTCGGTGTCGAGCGCTGCGGTGTAGGCAAAGCCGGCCGCGGTGCTGGTCATCGAGATGCGGCTGCCGGTGCCTTCGTGCAGGCCGAGCGCATTCGCCGCGCGCGCGAATTCGAGATAGACGAGGTGATAGCGATCGGGAATCACGAAGCCGACGGTGCCCGGCAATTGATCGGCGACGTCCTGCAGACGCAGCCTGATCAGATTGCGAAGCTGCAACCCCTTCATCATCGAGGTGCTCATCGCCACCGCGCTTGGCCCGATGCGGTATTTCTGGTCGCGCGGCAGATAAACGAGCTGGCCCATCCGCGTCAGCGTGTGCGTGAGCCGCGACACCGTCGACCGCGGCAGTCCGCAGCGGCTGGAAATTTCCAGATTACCTAGTCTGGCTTCATGACCCTCGAAGCAGCGCAGGACGTCGAACGCCCGCGACACCACCTGGATCACGTCACCCTCGCCCGCCAGATCGCTGGCGAGCATTCCCTGTTTGCTAAGCCTTTCCGAGCGTCTTCCCATTGTTATGGCTCCATGGCCTAATTCCGCCCTGCGGAACAAAATTCCACTTGCAGAACAAACTACCTCAGGCAATCTGCGGCCACAACAAAAAGCCGTTCACGAGGACAGCCTGTCCGTCAGACGGTCCCCGGGAGAACGGACATGCCAGAGATCAAGATTGTCACCGAAGTCGCCGGACGCGTGTGCGCGCTTCCCGTCGCAACTGGTGGCAATGTCGGCGATGGCGACGAGATCGCTTTCGTGGAAGCCATGAAGATGGAAATTCCGGTCACGTCGACGACGGCAGGAAAGATCAAGGCCATCCTGGTCAAACTCGACGACGTTATCGCCGAAGGACAGGTTGTCGCGATCATCGAAGCTTAACCGGATCACGGCATAAACTTTTTTGAACGAGTTCCGCGACAATCTGTCCAGCTCTGGTATTGACGTGTACGCACGTGATGTTTCCATCGCCAGCCGCGATATGACATGATCGACGCTAACGAGAGAATTTTCGCATAGCGAAACAATCTGAGGGGAAAATTATGATCTACCGCTTGAAGGCGCTCGCACCACTCGCCCTTGCAGGCATCTCATGGCTGACCTTGCCGGCGGCTTATGCGGAAGACGTCAAGCTGCCGCCGACCATGGTGGTCACCGCCTATGACACCGGTACGGCAGGCTTCAACATCGCCGTCGGCGTCGGCAAGATGATGAAGGACAAATACGGCACCGACGTTCGCGTGCTGCCCGCCGGCAATGACGTGGCGCGACTGGCGCCGCTGCGCGCCAAGCGCGCGGCGATGTCCGCAATGGGTTCCGGCACCTATTTCGCCCAGGAAGGCGTGTTCGAGTTCGGTACCAAGGAATGGGGCCCCCAGCCCTTGCAGCTCGTGCTGTCCACGGTCGATTGCAACGCCGCCACGCTCGGCGTCGCCAAGGATTCCGGTGTGACCGAGATCAAGCAGCTCAAGGGCAAGCGCGTGGGCTTTGTGGTCGGTTCGCCGGCGCTGAATCAGAACGCGCTCGCCATCCTGGCTTTCGGCGACCTCAAGCAAAGCGACGTCAAGGTCGTCGAGTTCTCGAGCTACGGCGCGATGTGGAAGGGCATGATCAACAACGACGTCGACGCTGCTTTCGCCACCACCATCACCGGCCCGGCGAAGGAACTCGAGACATCACCGCGCGGCATCATCTGGCCGCCCTTGCCCCACAAAGACAAGGCCGGCTGGGAGCGCGTGAAAAAGGTCGGCTCGTTCTTTTTCCCGCACGTCGCGACCTGCGGCGCCGGCATCTCCAAGGACAAGCCGAT
This region includes:
- a CDS encoding IclR family transcriptional regulator, which gives rise to MGRRSERLSKQGMLASDLAGEGDVIQVVSRAFDVLRCFEGHEARLGNLEISSRCGLPRSTVSRLTHTLTRMGQLVYLPRDQKYRIGPSAVAMSTSMMKGLQLRNLIRLRLQDVADQLPGTVGFVIPDRYHLVYLEFARAANALGLHEGTGSRISMTSTAAGFAYTAALDTDVGDALIAEMEREIPENAGQLKPRIEDNRRHLREHGYVVGCGTWSPHINGCAVPVWSPQYQTFVVVTIGLLAAMFDEERLHQEVAPQMLELGVAIGGLLEGAEGDIFANRIERKPLPVPAHNNNKIIKTEDTNELEAGARRARSARSVRARDGRR
- a CDS encoding acetyl-CoA carboxylase biotin carboxyl carrier protein subunit, with protein sequence MPEIKIVTEVAGRVCALPVATGGNVGDGDEIAFVEAMKMEIPVTSTTAGKIKAILVKLDDVIAEGQVVAIIEA
- a CDS encoding TAXI family TRAP transporter solute-binding subunit yields the protein MIYRLKALAPLALAGISWLTLPAAYAEDVKLPPTMVVTAYDTGTAGFNIAVGVGKMMKDKYGTDVRVLPAGNDVARLAPLRAKRAAMSAMGSGTYFAQEGVFEFGTKEWGPQPLQLVLSTVDCNAATLGVAKDSGVTEIKQLKGKRVGFVVGSPALNQNALAILAFGDLKQSDVKVVEFSSYGAMWKGMINNDVDAAFATTITGPAKELETSPRGIIWPPLPHKDKAGWERVKKVGSFFFPHVATCGAGISKDKPIELGNYPYPIFMAYGTLPADEVYAITKAMITGYDAYKDSAPGAAGLAADRQTKNWVVPVHPGAARALKEAGQWTDAQEAYNKELLKRQQVLAAAWTDYGKSSPPSDDKAFLEGWMKARAAALAKANMPNGFE